A section of the Vespa velutina chromosome 6, iVesVel2.1, whole genome shotgun sequence genome encodes:
- the LOC124949782 gene encoding small integral membrane protein 4, producing MLLFIKRLRKFMQKWPGKKTFGVYRFLPLFFVCGALLEFSMINWQVGQVNFYKVYKKRIVQEMVEEKIRKMEGEQF from the coding sequence ATGTTACTTTTCATTAAAAGATTAAGGAAGTTTATGCAAAAGTGGCCTGGGAAGAAAACTTTTGGTGTCTACCGTTTCTTAccattatttttcgtttgtgGGGCACTATTAGAATTTTCTATGATCAACTGGCAGGTTGGCCAGGTTAACTTTTATAAAGTATACAAAAAACGGATTGTACAAGAGAtggttgaagaaaaaatacggAAAATGGAAGGAGAACAATTTTAA
- the LOC124949778 gene encoding pre-mRNA-splicing factor SPF27 isoform X1: MAGEVIVDALPYIDQGYDEPGVREAALAMVEEETRRYRPTKNYLEHLSHLNINAFETDVMKHEFERMQNRLPMEVLSMKRYELPPPPPGKMNDLTAWNESVENSSAQLEHQATRICNLELMMEYGCEAWRSYLEILVQLVSQGQKQLQTLRKKIQEVNWQRKSMQTQGGEKLRALEAQWVGLVSKNYEIEQACVHIEEEIHKTIMNKEEIIEINHVPGDEEPAVPGKSATDVMAMEMNLAENQPI, encoded by the exons atggCTGGAGAAGTTATTGTCGATGCATTGCCCTATATAGATCAAGGATATGATGAACCTGGTGTCAGAGAAGCG GCTTTGGCAATGGTTGAAGAAGAGACGAGACGATATAGACCGACCAAAAATTATTTGGAGCATTTatctcatttaaatattaatgcatTTGAAACTGATGTAATGAAGCATGAGTTTGAAAGAATGCAGAATCGTTTACCTATGGAAGTTCTCAGTATGAAACGTTATGaattaccaccaccaccgcctgGTAAAATGAACGATTTGACAGCCTGGAATGAGAGCGTAGAAAATAGCAGTGCACAATTGGAACATCAAGCAACTAG gaTATGTAATTTAGAATTAATGATGGAATATGGTTGTGAAGCTTGGAGGTCTTACTTAGAAATATTAGTTCAATTAGTTAGTCAAGGACAAAAGCAATTACAaactttaagaaaaaaaatacaagaagtTAATTGGCAAAGAAAATCTATGCAAACGCAAGGAGGAGAAAAGTTAAGAGCATTGGAAGCTCAATGGGTCGGTTTGGTTTCAAAGAACTATGAGATTGAACAGGCATGTGTACATATCGAAGAGGAAATACATAAAACTATAAtgaacaaagaagaaataatagaaataaatcatgTACCAGGAGATGAAGAACCAGCTGTTCCAGGAAAAAGTGCTACGGACGTTATGGCAATGGAAATGAATCTTGCTGAAAATCAAccaatataa
- the LOC124949778 gene encoding pre-mRNA-splicing factor SPF27 isoform X2, with translation MCPLLAQFQALAMVEEETRRYRPTKNYLEHLSHLNINAFETDVMKHEFERMQNRLPMEVLSMKRYELPPPPPGKMNDLTAWNESVENSSAQLEHQATRICNLELMMEYGCEAWRSYLEILVQLVSQGQKQLQTLRKKIQEVNWQRKSMQTQGGEKLRALEAQWVGLVSKNYEIEQACVHIEEEIHKTIMNKEEIIEINHVPGDEEPAVPGKSATDVMAMEMNLAENQPI, from the exons ATGTGTCCTTTACTCGCTCAATTTCAGGCTTTGGCAATGGTTGAAGAAGAGACGAGACGATATAGACCGACCAAAAATTATTTGGAGCATTTatctcatttaaatattaatgcatTTGAAACTGATGTAATGAAGCATGAGTTTGAAAGAATGCAGAATCGTTTACCTATGGAAGTTCTCAGTATGAAACGTTATGaattaccaccaccaccgcctgGTAAAATGAACGATTTGACAGCCTGGAATGAGAGCGTAGAAAATAGCAGTGCACAATTGGAACATCAAGCAACTAG gaTATGTAATTTAGAATTAATGATGGAATATGGTTGTGAAGCTTGGAGGTCTTACTTAGAAATATTAGTTCAATTAGTTAGTCAAGGACAAAAGCAATTACAaactttaagaaaaaaaatacaagaagtTAATTGGCAAAGAAAATCTATGCAAACGCAAGGAGGAGAAAAGTTAAGAGCATTGGAAGCTCAATGGGTCGGTTTGGTTTCAAAGAACTATGAGATTGAACAGGCATGTGTACATATCGAAGAGGAAATACATAAAACTATAAtgaacaaagaagaaataatagaaataaatcatgTACCAGGAGATGAAGAACCAGCTGTTCCAGGAAAAAGTGCTACGGACGTTATGGCAATGGAAATGAATCTTGCTGAAAATCAAccaatataa
- the LOC124949776 gene encoding 60S ribosomal protein L4 has translation MSLSTARPLVTVYSDKNEPSEDTISLPSVFKAPIRPDIVNFVHQQVSKNSRQPYCVSKEAGHQTSAESWGTGRAVARIPRVRGGGTHRSGQGAFGNMCRGGRMFAPTKPWRRWHRRVNVNQKRYALVSAIAASGVPALVQSKGHMVQEVPEFPLVVSDKIQEYNKTKQAVIFLRRIKAWNDIQKVYKSQRFRAGKGKMRNRRRIQRRGPLIVYGQDQGIRKAFRNIPGVDLMNINKMNLLKLAPGGHVGRFVIWTKSAFDQLDALYGTWRKQSKLKADYNLPFPKMANTDLSRLLKSDEIRRVLRAPRKKIVRRVKKLNPLNNTRAMLRLNPYAAVLKRAAILTAQRRQYEKDLLLAEKRGIELPKNAPALKAKRLKERRTKQILAVKALKAKKPKAPKKAASAPAKAAKPEPTKTLDAQATKAKSPPAK, from the exons ATG TCGTTATCAACGGCGCGACCTTTGGTTACTGTATATAGTGATAAAAATGAACCATCAGAAGATACAATCTCTTTGCCATCGGTGTTCAAAGCTCCGATTCGCCCTgatattgtaaattttgttCATCAACAAGTTTCAAAGAATAGTAGACAACCGTACTGTGTGTCCAAGGAGGctg GTCATCAAACCTCTGCCGAGTCATGGGGAACAGGTCGTGCAGTAGCACGTATTCCTCGTGTTCGTGGTGGCGGTACCCATCGTTCTGGTCAGGGTGCATTTGGTAACATGTGTAGAGGTGGACGCATGTTTGCTCCGACCAAACCATGGAGAAGGTGGCACCGTCGTGTTAATGTTAATCAGAAAAGATACGCTCTTGTTTCTGCAATTGCTGCTTCTGGTGTTCCTGCTTTAGTACAATCTAAGG GACACATGGTTCAAGAAGTGCCAGAATTCCCTCTTGTAGTTTCTGATAAAATTCAGGAATACAATAAAACTAAACAAGCTGTTATTTTCTTGAGACGTATTAAAGCTTGGAATGATATCCAAAAG gTTTACAAGTCTCAAAGATTCCGTGCTGGTAAAGGTAAAATGCGTAATCGTCGTCGCATTCAACGTCGTGGACCTTTGATTGTGTATGGACAAGATCAG gGTATTCGTAAGGCATTCCGCAACATTCCTGGTGTGGATCTTATGAACATCAATAAGATGAATCTCCTGAAGCTGGCACCTGGTGGTCATGTTGGTCGTTTTGTTATTTGGACGAAATCTGCTTTCGATCAACTAGATGCTCTGTATGGAACTTGGCGCAAACAATCTAAGCTTAAAGCAGATTACAACTTACCTTTCCCTAAGATGGCCAATACAGATTTGTCTAGACTTCTGAAGTCAGATGAAATTAGAAGAGTTCTGAGAGCTCCaag AAAGAAGATAGTACGCAGGGTGAAGAAACTGAACCCATTGAATAATACACGTGCAATGTTGCGTCTGAATCCATATGCTGCAGTATTGAAACGTGCAGCAATTTTAACAGCACAGAGGCGACAATATGAGAAAGATTTGCTCTTGGCTGAAAAACGAGga aTCGAACTTCCCAAGAATGCACCAGCACTTAAAGCTAAAAGgcttaaagaaagaagaaccaAGCAAATTCTGGCGGTTAAAGCGCTTAAAGCGAAGAAACCTAAAGCTCCGAAGAAAGCAGCCTCGGCACCAGCTAAAGCTGCAAAACCAGAGCCGACGAAAACGTTGGATGCGCAGGCAACAAAAGCTAAGAGCCCGCCAgccaaataa
- the LOC124949780 gene encoding uncharacterized protein LOC124949780 translates to MSTTNERCTKCHGDHETGSIYCPKFNEKRIADSTKVSSAKSLDNSYIVQIVSIGIRPDNFYEAKMLLAPEIDMSSTKITVKGNNLRVSVQRHLNKEFSDMIQKLPFNDLSKQILKHRENLLIPETIDSDEVRAVVDNKHRMLILTAPTIKPSKRLKM, encoded by the exons atgagtACGACGAACGAGCGATGTACAAAATGTCATGGCGATCATGAGACAGGTAGCATTTACTGTCCaaaatttaacgaaaagagaatagCAGATTCTACAAAAGTATCATCAGCGAAATCATTGGATAACAGTTATATTGTGCAAATAGTTTCCATAGGTATTCGGCCTGACAATTTCTATGAG GCGAAGATGTTACTAGCACCGGAAATCGATATGTCATCTACGAAAATAACTGTTAAGGGCAATAATCTTCGTGTGAGCGTTCAACGACATTTAAATAAAGAGTTTTCGGATATGATACAAAAATTGCCATTTAATGATTTGTCTAAACAAATCCTGAAACACCGAGAAAATTTACTTATTCCAGAGACCATCGACAGCGACGAAGTTCGTGCTGTCGTTGACAATAAACATAGGATGCTCATTTTAACTGCCCCTACTATTAAACCGAgcaaaagattaaaaatgtgA